The nucleotide window GTAAGAAAACTGGAAAAACCTTTTGCCTTTTTAATCTTAGAAAACCATTCGTCAAAAATCAAAGAGATTTTCTCTTTCGCACTAATCGGCATATCTTTTACCCTTTCTAATATCTCTATCCCCATTTTTAACTTATTCTCAAAAAGGGCTAAATAGATACTTTCTTTTGTTGGAAAATAGAGATAGACCGTTCCTTTTGCTATTTTTGCCTGTTTCGCAATCTCATCAACCGTGGTTGGAAAAAATCCTTTCTTTAAAAACATCTCCTCAGCAATAGTTAAAATTTTCTCTTTTACTTTCTCCTTATCTTTCTTCATTTTATCTCCTTAATCTTTTCTCTTGCCTTTTCTTTTAACTTCCTAATTTCCGGTAGCCATTTCTTTTCTTCTTTCATTTGAATAAGTTCTTCTAATTCTCTTTTTGCCTCTTCTTTTCTCTTTAAAGCCAAATAGGTATCAGCAAGATATAATTTGGTATAGGGATTATTTGGCGAAATTATTTTTGCCTTTAAAAGATATAATAAACTTTTCTCCAAAGAACCACCAACAAAAGAGGGCAACTGATAATACATTCTTCCTAAGGCAGTATAAGCACTGCCATCCTCTACGGTTGAATCACATTTTAAAGCAAGATTAAACTCCTTTTTTATTTCTTCTAAATAAGAAAAACCTCTTATCCCTTT belongs to candidate division WOR-3 bacterium and includes:
- a CDS encoding TetR/AcrR family transcriptional regulator: MKKDKEKVKEKILTIAEEMFLKKGFFPTTVDEIAKQAKIAKGTVYLYFPTKESIYLALFENKLKMGIEILERVKDMPISAKEKISLIFDEWFSKIKKAKGFSSFLT